One window from the genome of Leucobacter aridicollis encodes:
- a CDS encoding phosphotransferase: MATLPLTLAALATSAVPGLVAVAVRPHHGAGEEYAAAVLTTPDDEVIVSVPRTQQAETTQSASLLGLAALTEGARAELPFDAPRPLGMTRAGDTRAVATTYLPGSRFDVQDLSSDAILIGSIAETLAAIHALPRSVAQQGGLVERTTRDQRLLVTRVVDRAHATRYLPQTVHARWNEVLEAAELWDFEPRMVHGTFTADALLVDNDRVVGVLDWSGLSIGDPASDVAWLYGAGDGVFDAVLSRYAKLSGVSDSAALRSRATLYHELEIAKWLLHGIDVHDSEIIDDAVGMLDRLVDRLSILTAAVPGRDPLDEAAALELLEQTPVVSDRLSETAAFEALDEDRMFGFDTDFIDPLPDDDSTGASGATDAADGTVDDPDVQLTEPVDDMLTEPISDDDLPGARRD; encoded by the coding sequence ATGGCGACACTCCCTCTCACCCTCGCAGCGCTCGCGACCTCAGCGGTGCCCGGTCTGGTCGCGGTAGCTGTGCGACCCCACCACGGAGCCGGTGAAGAATACGCAGCGGCTGTGCTCACCACCCCAGACGATGAGGTCATCGTCAGTGTCCCTCGCACACAACAGGCAGAAACTACGCAATCCGCGTCGTTGCTTGGTCTCGCAGCGCTGACTGAGGGGGCGCGCGCTGAACTCCCATTCGACGCCCCACGCCCACTCGGAATGACCCGCGCGGGCGACACTCGCGCGGTCGCAACCACGTACCTCCCCGGCTCACGATTCGATGTACAAGATCTCAGCTCGGACGCGATCCTGATCGGCTCAATCGCAGAGACGCTTGCCGCGATCCACGCGCTCCCCCGAAGCGTCGCCCAGCAGGGCGGTCTCGTCGAACGAACCACGCGCGATCAGCGACTGCTCGTGACTCGCGTCGTCGACCGTGCGCACGCGACCCGTTACCTGCCGCAGACTGTGCATGCCAGGTGGAACGAGGTGCTTGAGGCTGCTGAACTCTGGGACTTCGAACCACGAATGGTGCACGGCACGTTCACCGCCGACGCGCTCCTCGTCGATAACGATCGAGTTGTCGGCGTACTCGATTGGTCTGGGCTCTCGATTGGTGACCCGGCAAGCGACGTCGCGTGGCTCTACGGGGCTGGCGACGGTGTCTTCGACGCGGTGCTCTCGCGCTACGCGAAGCTGTCGGGTGTGAGTGATTCTGCAGCACTCCGCAGCCGGGCGACGCTTTACCACGAGCTCGAAATTGCGAAGTGGCTGCTGCACGGCATTGACGTTCACGATTCTGAGATCATCGATGACGCAGTCGGGATGCTCGACAGGCTCGTCGATAGGCTCAGCATTCTGACCGCTGCTGTGCCTGGCCGCGATCCCCTGGACGAGGCCGCCGCGCTCGAGCTCCTCGAGCAGACCCCCGTCGTCTCTGACCGCCTCTCGGAGACCGCGGCGTTCGAAGCGCTCGACGAAGACAGAATGTTTGGGTTTGACACCGACTTCATCGATCCACTTCCCGATGATGATTCCACAGGCGCGTCTGGCGCCACGGACGCCGCAGACGGGACCGTCGACGACCCGGACGTCCAGCTCACCGAGCCAGTCGACGACATGCTCACTGAGCCGATCAGCGACGATGACCTGCCCGGGGCGCGCCGCGACTGA
- a CDS encoding ATP-dependent DNA helicase produces the protein MSVPVFSAARVAEILAIPGEQPLLPTDEQRAVIEHPLAGSTLVIAGAGSGKTETMANRVVWLVANGLAEADSVLGLTFTRKAAGELRERIVGSLGVFVTRLSDLAELGELNEQELERSRELNEQLADGLALPDVSTYNSFAAGVLQEFGASAGLAPGAVVIDEATAWRVARETLLASDDPDLVTSELRTPTLIRHVIAMDRAVADNLTSFDSVDQMVAEFSGVTRLPYNEKEDPDKPSGKVYAKVRDAVKAIAETPLITRLARAYREEKQRRGLIDFSDQLALATQTLDAAPEALGVLRSRYRAVLLDEVQDTSVGQTRLLAQLFGGMPVMAVGDPHQSIYGWRGASAEGLKSFHRDFRGGESAATLTLSVSWRNPKLVLAAANTVAAELRMNAAVDVPELQPRPGADDGEVEVIYPETVHEERELLAAWIARARDTTPGKNGEPPTAAVIFRKRAAMPSFAAALTEAGVPNRIVGLGGLLSTPEITDIVSCLRCLWYADAGGDLIRLLAGPRFRIGVADLAGLRDAAKWFAQRDVGLQPLADEDRAADSVLPDPDREFTLIDALDAISTMKNLDHGALRGVSTSGRERLREAGQMLRDLRRGVGGNTADLIGAVMHALRLDIELEANEARGAAAGALANIEAFTDLAEGFLAIDTRGTLASLLEWVERALEDDDVAEHVAAPLPGTVQLITAHGSKGLQWDIVAVPRVVTDEFPGSARSGTGWLRTGELPDELRGDRGARPHLNWRIATTQKELCERLDDYRAELKERHAEEERRLAYVAITRSAGRLLLSGSFWGGQTRARVPSVYLQELQGQFFPELPAESVHESDPSEIAELTASWPLDPLGHRAPNVFRAANAVLESLSEAGAPAAALEPAVVAPADDTLAQSGVDETVRLLLAERAAADALATSTSAADAPLPERITASTFHEFVEDPVAAERRRLRPIPQRPYRRTRVGNRFHEWVERRATTPGGTALPLLGLDPDEWDPGRTEFDVEAELEPLIDVYQQSRWASRQPIAVELEVALPFAGRTLVCKLDAVYELEPAADGSDAQEPRFEVVDWKSGRAPTTDAERESRFFQLDLYRHAYAQWAGIAPERIDVSLFYVAENVEIRGVEVRSLAELEAAWLAAAAKLAE, from the coding sequence GTGAGCGTTCCTGTTTTCTCTGCGGCCAGAGTGGCCGAGATCCTTGCGATCCCGGGTGAGCAGCCGTTGCTCCCAACCGACGAGCAACGGGCGGTGATCGAGCACCCGCTCGCTGGGAGCACGCTCGTGATCGCCGGCGCAGGCAGCGGTAAGACCGAAACCATGGCGAACAGGGTCGTGTGGCTCGTCGCCAACGGGCTTGCCGAGGCTGATTCGGTGCTGGGGCTTACCTTCACGCGCAAGGCGGCGGGGGAGCTACGCGAACGCATCGTTGGGAGCCTTGGGGTGTTTGTCACGCGCCTCAGCGATCTCGCCGAGCTCGGGGAGTTGAACGAGCAAGAACTCGAACGCTCCCGCGAGCTGAACGAGCAGCTCGCAGACGGCCTTGCCCTTCCCGACGTCAGCACCTACAACTCGTTTGCTGCCGGAGTGCTGCAGGAGTTCGGGGCGTCAGCCGGGCTGGCACCTGGCGCTGTCGTCATCGACGAGGCGACGGCATGGCGAGTTGCTCGCGAGACGCTGCTCGCGAGCGATGACCCAGACCTCGTCACGAGCGAGCTGCGTACGCCGACGCTGATTCGGCACGTCATCGCGATGGACAGGGCGGTCGCCGACAACCTGACGAGCTTTGACAGTGTCGACCAGATGGTCGCCGAGTTCAGCGGCGTCACTCGGCTGCCGTACAACGAGAAAGAGGACCCGGATAAGCCGAGCGGGAAGGTCTACGCGAAGGTCCGCGACGCTGTGAAAGCGATCGCTGAAACGCCGCTCATTACTCGCCTCGCGCGCGCGTACCGAGAAGAGAAACAGCGGCGCGGCCTCATCGATTTCTCAGACCAGCTCGCGCTCGCGACGCAGACGCTGGACGCAGCCCCCGAGGCTCTTGGGGTGCTCCGATCCAGGTATCGCGCGGTGCTGCTCGACGAAGTGCAGGACACGTCGGTGGGGCAGACGAGACTCCTCGCGCAGCTGTTCGGCGGCATGCCAGTAATGGCCGTCGGCGATCCGCACCAGTCGATCTACGGCTGGCGAGGGGCGTCCGCTGAGGGGCTGAAATCGTTCCACCGTGATTTCCGCGGCGGGGAATCCGCAGCCACCCTCACGCTCTCGGTGAGCTGGCGAAACCCGAAGCTCGTGCTCGCCGCGGCGAACACCGTCGCAGCTGAACTGCGCATGAACGCAGCAGTCGACGTGCCCGAACTACAGCCCAGGCCCGGGGCAGACGACGGCGAGGTCGAGGTCATCTACCCAGAGACAGTGCACGAGGAGCGCGAGCTGCTCGCAGCGTGGATCGCGCGCGCCCGCGATACGACGCCAGGGAAAAACGGGGAGCCCCCGACGGCCGCGGTCATCTTCAGGAAACGTGCCGCAATGCCGTCATTTGCTGCAGCGCTCACGGAGGCCGGCGTTCCCAATCGCATCGTTGGTCTCGGTGGGCTGCTCAGCACCCCGGAAATCACTGACATCGTGAGCTGCCTGCGATGCCTGTGGTACGCAGACGCCGGGGGAGACCTTATTCGACTGTTGGCGGGCCCGCGCTTTCGAATCGGAGTCGCAGACCTCGCCGGCCTGCGCGACGCAGCGAAGTGGTTTGCTCAGCGGGACGTCGGTCTGCAACCGCTCGCCGACGAAGATCGTGCGGCTGACAGCGTGTTGCCAGACCCCGACCGTGAGTTCACGCTCATCGATGCCCTCGACGCCATCTCGACGATGAAGAACCTCGACCATGGCGCACTGCGAGGAGTGTCCACGAGCGGGAGAGAACGGTTGCGCGAGGCCGGGCAGATGCTGCGTGATTTGCGACGCGGAGTCGGTGGGAACACCGCCGACCTCATCGGCGCCGTGATGCACGCACTTCGCCTCGACATTGAACTCGAAGCGAACGAGGCAAGAGGAGCGGCAGCTGGAGCGCTCGCGAACATCGAAGCCTTCACTGACCTCGCCGAAGGCTTCCTCGCAATCGACACACGAGGCACGCTTGCATCGCTGCTCGAGTGGGTGGAACGAGCGCTTGAAGACGACGACGTCGCTGAACACGTTGCCGCGCCGCTGCCTGGCACCGTCCAGCTCATTACCGCGCACGGTTCGAAAGGGCTGCAGTGGGACATCGTGGCGGTGCCTCGCGTCGTGACAGACGAGTTCCCTGGCAGCGCGAGAAGCGGCACTGGTTGGCTCCGAACCGGCGAGCTCCCTGACGAACTCCGCGGCGATCGAGGGGCGCGGCCGCACTTGAACTGGCGGATCGCCACGACGCAGAAAGAGCTGTGTGAGCGGCTCGACGACTATCGAGCAGAGCTGAAGGAACGCCACGCCGAGGAAGAACGGCGCCTCGCCTACGTCGCGATCACCCGGTCAGCCGGTCGACTGCTGCTGTCGGGCTCGTTCTGGGGTGGTCAGACTCGGGCACGGGTGCCATCGGTCTACCTCCAGGAACTGCAGGGGCAGTTCTTCCCGGAGCTGCCTGCCGAGTCCGTGCACGAGTCAGACCCGAGCGAGATCGCCGAACTCACCGCGAGTTGGCCGCTCGACCCGCTCGGACACCGCGCCCCGAACGTGTTTCGGGCGGCGAACGCCGTTCTCGAATCGCTCAGCGAGGCAGGGGCGCCCGCCGCCGCTCTCGAGCCTGCTGTCGTGGCACCTGCGGACGACACGCTCGCGCAGTCCGGAGTCGACGAGACGGTCAGACTGCTGCTCGCCGAGCGCGCGGCGGCGGATGCGCTCGCCACTTCGACGAGCGCCGCCGACGCACCACTGCCTGAGCGCATTACCGCGTCAACTTTCCACGAGTTTGTTGAAGATCCCGTCGCCGCAGAGCGACGCAGACTGCGGCCCATACCACAGCGACCCTACCGGCGCACCCGCGTCGGCAACCGATTTCACGAGTGGGTCGAGCGGCGGGCAACGACCCCCGGCGGAACCGCACTGCCGCTCCTCGGACTCGACCCGGATGAATGGGATCCGGGGCGCACCGAGTTTGACGTGGAGGCCGAACTCGAGCCGCTCATTGACGTCTACCAGCAGTCGCGCTGGGCGTCAAGGCAGCCGATCGCTGTCGAACTCGAGGTCGCGCTGCCATTCGCGGGCCGCACGCTTGTCTGCAAACTCGACGCTGTGTATGAGCTCGAACCGGCGGCCGACGGGTCCGACGCGCAAGAGCCGCGTTTCGAAGTCGTCGACTGGAAGTCGGGGCGTGCGCCAACCACGGACGCCGAACGCGAGAGCCGGTTCTTTCAGCTCGACCTCTACAGGCACGCATATGCGCAGTGGGCAGGAATCGCCCCTGAGCGCATCGATGTTTCGCTCTTCTACGTCGCAGAAAACGTCGAGATTCGCGGCGTCGAAGTCCGTAGCCTTGCCGAACTCGAGGCGGCGTGGCTTGCAGCGGCGGCGAAGCTCGCCGAGTAG